A stretch of DNA from Bicyclus anynana chromosome 23, ilBicAnyn1.1, whole genome shotgun sequence:
CTCTGTAGGGTCTTCTCTGGATCATCGGCAGGCGAAGAACCACACTCaaagcattttcttttgttcttcttcatacttatagagacacttgaaataacaaagtcttatttttaacatgaaaaaccacaacactcagatgaaacgtaaaagacttatagatcttctcaacatcaagaatggcgaggatattacacagcaggttgcttaaatccaatccatgaagaggtcttcataaatattaacaggccgtggcaaacatttattttattattcgtgaATTTGTGTTTTAAGATATTTGGTGAAATGacgccattttcattttataacatttttattttttattaagtaattggggttgccacacttcgtttagaaaatcttacccatgcgttactaaaacaatattcaacgagagtgtctctctatatttttatagaagaaaagtatttattcagttattaaagtcatatttaaatctaaaaatgtattagatttatcaaaatattatgtcaggcgtgagctactaatgataataatattgctacaactaccagacggtagaaccgtatggatgatgacaccacaggtctagcccccgtaggtataaccaaactttgttcgagagttgacccggcctggtttgggctgtgcgttgatagattaCTATGTTAGACAGTTAGTCAATCAGTCAGTCCTTTGACCTTtgagttaaatatatttagatttttttaataaaaatggtaATAATCAAATACAGTATGATATAATGATCCTAAATGCCGCCGGTTTTTTTGGTTAAGATTACGATAGCGGTTTCTGATATGAAAAATCTTCGGTTAGGTATATCTTTAATGTCAATATTAGATATTGTCATTCTTTCGGGGCCACGAGCCCCGTGTGTCCATAAAGTAAAGACGATATtgcctctacccctaccctaccctacccctaccactaccctgcccctaccgtacccctacccacCCCTACtttgtgaaatcggtccagccgttcatggattaatttttatttaattttaaatagataatttaGTTTGAAAATACTGTACATTATAGAATTAAGCTTTATTGTTGATGGAGCCATGATTTTGCTGACACTGAAATTTGAACTTCATGGCGCTATCATTTTAATCATGTTTCAGTCTAACGAGTTTCGTGAAATTATTCCGTTCATTAGCTTGAACAAGAAAGTTTATATTctctatgtttatttttgtactaggAAACTCAGGAAACTTAACGTTCTAAATGTCTCAATGACAGATTTCAACTTCTGGTTTGTCTGTGGCTCTTTCTTTTGTCTACGGACACGTCGCGAGCACGTTGTTTTGTGAAATTAGCGTGTAAAGTTACAAAAATGTCGGCCCATCTTAACTGGATGATAATCAGGAACAACAACGCCTTCCTCGTGAAGAAGCGAAACATCAAGAAGCCTTTCAGCAAGGAGCCCAACAATGTGACTAACCTCAACGCATTCAGATACAATGGCCTCATCCACAAAAAGGCAGTTGGTGTGGTCGAGAATCCCAACAGAAAAGGTTTTACTGTCGTGTACAAGAAGGCTAAGGCGACAAACAAGCCAGCAAAGAACCTGGTTCGCCGTCCATTCAAAGCTGGCGCGAGGAGATCGCTCCACAAGGTAAAGAGGTTGCTCAAAGCCAACAACTACCGCAAAGACTTGGCCAAGCCTACTCTTCGTCGTGCCTCAGCTATCCTCAGATCCCAGAGGCCTATCAAAGCGAAGAAACCTAAGGCGGCAGCGGCTAAAACAGAATAACTTTGTATGTAAGCTTccaataaaagtataaaatccaTTTGTTGATATTTTTACTTGAAATCCTAACCTCTCTATTTTTAGTTATTGATAATATTGCATCTAATAAGATACTGTTTGCAAATAAATTTTGCTTTGTTTTTGAAAGTGAGAAAagttaatattatgaaaaggtTGAAAGATTTATTTATGGTAAAGACATCAGTTGACTTTGGTTTTCAATAAAGACCTTAAAATAACAgatgttgtaaaataaaagatttagtgATGTGATAAAacaacttctcaaccctacacTTATATTACAAGTCGCAATCTCTActcattatttttctttttgtcatACAATGGACCAGGCACCTGCACAATTTATCCTTAGAATGCTTAAATGTTCATCTTTGGTGCAACAGCTTAAGATGCTTTCTGAGACGTGAGGGTGTAAAACCACCAATTTCCTAACTCTGGGCTAAGAATTTTAACCGAAAACTAAGACTGTCTTCCTATGAAGGCATTATTTGCTCATTatacccatattcagctcaatgttgagcttgagtctcctctcagaatgagaggggttaggccaacagtccaccacgctggcccaatgccgattggcagacttcacacacccagagatttaagaaaattatgtggtatgcaggtttcctcatgatgtttttccttcaccatttgcgACATgacatttcatttcttaaaatgcactcaactgaaaagttgtgcatgccccggaccggattcgaacccacactgtcctgaatctgaggcagaggttatatccactgtgctattaTTTGCTTATGTAAGTATATTGggtacaacaaaataaaaaaaatctagttttCACAAGACTTTTTTTGCTATCttgctatctgaaaaaaattataagtgacaatgcagtctcagatggaagtgggcttacATTTTTATGTAAGGAAATCTAGCAAAATAAAATGCttcatttgaatatttataatttttattatttaaaaacaaactattGTAATACAATCTTGTGTTCAGGACAAATGCAACAAATAGAGCCTCATACATgatattcaataaatattataaaatattaatttgtagcaaataaaataatattacatattttaaatatgaatatcttatacatataaaacaagaattattttacataatacatagCAAAGACATTATACAGTATAATAAttccatatttatttacaccATGTTGAGAAAATCTGATAGATTTTTGGAACTAAGTGTTTTTATGGTTAAaagtaagttttaagttaaaagtAGAGTGAAGTAGCAGAATGGGTCAGGCAACAAAAAAGAACTAAACAGGATCCTGATTGCCGATTTTTTTCATACCCTTTTTACCTCTGACACCTGACAGTGtgaacataatttaatttttttcaaattcatctctatctctctatTTAAAGCATCgggttagacagagagagatagatatgaattaatatttttttcctgatTTATTGTACAATTAATATATGTGATACTAAGACCTTTAATTAAGTTAGTAAAAAAGTAACTAAccatagaaaataaattatagaagcAAGACAATTGtctttcaaattttgttttatcttttatatttctaatacaAGAATACTACttctatacatatacatattatatctaGG
This window harbors:
- the LOC112053219 gene encoding 60S ribosomal protein L28, which codes for MSAHLNWMIIRNNNAFLVKKRNIKKPFSKEPNNVTNLNAFRYNGLIHKKAVGVVENPNRKGFTVVYKKAKATNKPAKNLVRRPFKAGARRSLHKVKRLLKANNYRKDLAKPTLRRASAILRSQRPIKAKKPKAAAAKTE